A region of the Paramormyrops kingsleyae isolate MSU_618 chromosome 6, PKINGS_0.4, whole genome shotgun sequence genome:
TGAGCTGACCACAACGCTGGCACACACATGCTAATGTCTAGCCTGCCTTGCCCTGTACCTCACCAGGGATCTGTCACCTGCCACGGTGGAACTGTCCCCAGGAAGGTCCCTGGAGCATaccaaagacccccccccccacacacacacacacacacgcacacacactctaaCCCTGGCATGTCTCCCCTCCTACGCAGAGAGCTAGCCCCAGACCCGAACGTGCCCCCCCAGTCTCTGATAGTGCCCTCCCCTGGGCAGCCGCCCAGCGACCCTCCGGAGGAGCCTCAGCTCCGGCGTgcaggtgagccccccccccccccgaccttgTCAGACACCCCCTCAAAAACACTGCTGTACCATTCAGGTCTTCTCTCTAATCTGAAATAGCAGCAGCTCAATGGACAATGGGGTGCATTGTGACAGGAACATGGGTGTACGGCAGAGAGAGCGAGTGACAGTGAGGTGACGGAGCAGGCTGAGGCGTacagcggtgtgtgtgtgtttgggttatgtatatattataaccaattgtccccacaatgtgattagaAAGCTGTTATTGTGACATAGTGGGGAACATTTTGAGCCCTGGTGGGTACTCACTAGAAATGAGTAATCATGGTGAGTACTCATGAGCAAATGAGTAATCATGGTGGGTACTCATGAGCAAATGAGTAATCATGGTGGGTACTCACGAGGAAATGTGTAATCATGGTGGGTACTCATGAGCAAATGAGTAATCATGGTGGGTACTCACGAGGAAATGTGTAATCATGGTGGGTACTCACGAGCAAATGAGTCCATAGGAGAGCTGAGAGTGCAGAAATGCAACTAAGTGGGACCCCGGGTCGAGCCTGGGGTGGCGGGTTATGCCAGGCCCCCTATGAGCCACCAATCTAGTTCCCTGGAGTCCGGATCGCTGCTCTTGAAGTGGGAGCATTTTGGGGCTGGAAGTGGCCATGCTcagggtgtggggggcctgAGATCAGCTTCCCGCCTCTGTGGGAGGGGCACTGAGAGCCATCCCATAGGACTGACTGCTCCCCTGATGAGTGCTCGGGGGGCTTTTGGCTACCAGCTACAGGTCCCTCGGGGCTCTGCTCTAAACTAGGGTCACCACAGCGTCTGCCTCAGAGCCGCAGTGCTTGTGTAGGCGTCTGTCCCCGAGGCTGCTGGCGTGGACGTATGGCAACAGAGCAGAACGTCTCTCTTAGATGAGTCACATGAAGTTACAACATCGATCAGTTTATCTGAATAGATTCTTTATTCTCAGTGACTCTGCACTGGGGAAATGAAACCTATCCAATAACACCACTCCAGTTAACTGGGTCTAGAGGCAGGTACCGGGATTAGAACACGGGTAACGCAACCCATGCCTAACGGGAATAGCTCTGAAATGCGGTCAGATTCCCCTAAAGAGGATGTGTTCAGTGGATGTTCAGTGTCGTCAGCAGCGCCCactggtggtgtgtgtgtgaattgcGTGCACTGTACCTTTACACCTATTTCCCAATCAGACGCCTGTTATCGCGGGCCACGCTCTGCCACATCCTCCAGCTCCGCCGCTCTCGTTTGATCGGCTTCCTGTGTCCTGAGCGCGAGCAGTTAGCTGAGCAGGCGCCGTCACGGCAACCGCCTGAGTCACTGACGCTCCGCGGGGCCTTGTCTCTCTTCCGCAGCTTCCGAGCCGAACCTCAAGGTGAAGAACAAACTGAAGAACCACCTGAACACCCGGAAGAGCCCGCTGACCCGTAAGGAGAGTGCCCCGCCCAGCATCAAGCACCGTGTCCCAGAAACCTTAGGTATTCTTGCCCCCCCTAGTGGCCCATACCTGTCTGGTCCTCACTTCCCTCCCTATTTCTGTCAGCACGCACCCTCTCTCTCGTGCATGATGGTTCCCTGCGATTCCCGCCTGGCTGCGGTCGCAGCTGCACTCTGTTGTGTGTCTCCGTGGCGATTTGACACCCTGCCCCCTGTGCCCACAGACTCCtcccccagcagcagcagcaccccTGTATCTGGCTGCAGCTCGCCCAATGACAGCCTACCCACTGAGAACGGCGCACTGCCCCACGAGGTGAGGTGCCCCCCCGCCGCCCTGCTCCTCCTCCCGCACCCCCCTGCACTGCCCCCCTCGAGTCCAGTCACGCTTTCAGCCCCGTAGCATCTTCAGAACTTGTTATGAAGTTGGCGTGTCCGTTGGGGCCCCGCCCACCTGCCTGCACTGTGTGATTGGCTCCTTCCTTAGGTACTAGCCCATACGATTGGATAATTAAACGCCGGGGTTGGGCTCGCCTCGTGCCAAGTGCAAACAGACAGGCCCTAATGGAGAGAGCAGGACGATGTCTCCTGGGGCTCCAGCCTCTGCTGGCTGGAAACGCTCCGATCAGCACGAAGCCTGTAGCTGCCCCCTGGCAGGATTTCTGTCTGTTCAGATTCATCTGGCCGTTTGCTCAGAGGGGATCCGGGGCTTTTTAATCACGGATATAACCATCACCTTTTTAAAACGCATCCATGTTTCTGCCCTGGGCTCTGGTGTCCATGACGCTGGAGAGCCTTCAGCTGGCCAGTGGCACAATATCAGCGGGACACGTGGAAGCTGCTTGGCAGTTGCTCtctgtggttgttgttgttttactttttaacTGAAGCATGCTGTGACCCCTTCCTTTCCCACACGGGGGTCAGCTTATTAACTTCCCATTCTGACCTCGTGCTCTGCTGCCTCCAAACCCAGGAGGATCTGCATCCTCACACTCTGACTCTCCTCTCGCTTCCTCTCATGCAGCACATCTCTGGCACCGTACTCGTTCGGCATCTTTTACTGTAGCACTTGCAAATTATTATTGAAACCGCTTATGAGTACCGAACTAACTCTTTATGTAAGTATTATATTCTTGTGTCCCCAGTGAGTACTGTATAAGTACTCAAGTACTCACTAAGTACTGTCTCTCTAAACCCAGAGGCTACTTCTCCCGGATCGTGAGTCCATTGCCCACTTCCCAGGGCAGAATCTTGCCACTCTTCCCACCATCACACTGGGACTCCCTGCCAGTGCCAAGGTAAGAGCAGAGACCCCTAGACCCAATGGGTGAACAGGGACCCCCCTCACTCCATGCCCCCATACGCAGTTCATAGGTTGAATGACTATTATATTTGGTAGGCAATGGAAGGCATTTGACTTCGACCTGGTCTTTTTGGGACCAGCAAATGGCAGCTCAGCCGTATAGTGCAGCTTAGTGAAACTCAGTGTAGTGTTTGCTGAGCGGGGATCACTGCGCTGATAATACGGCCTGTATTTGAATCCATATTTTTATGGTGTTCAGAAACCATGCGTGTagtgtctgtatctctgtgAAACAGGACTGAACAATATGCTCTAAAAATGATGATCTTTTCAGAGGTTTTCACAGTAATGATATTATTCATGATATTCTAAAATTCATATGTAGAATTTTAGATAAATTGTTTTACTAATAGTTATGGAGTTGTGTGTCAGGTATAATGATACATTTTTGCCAATAACAGACTCATCTCTTGatgaaatttgttttaaaatagtgcattataactGCAAATTATGGAAGAAAACAAGTATTTTGGCTATACCACAATACTCATGATATTAAAATTGATAACAGTATGTATATTCATAATCATGTTACGGTATTTTATCGATATATATGGCCCAGCCTGACTATAAAATCACCAGTGACGTTTACCTTGTGACCGCTGTTCCTTTCTGCTGGTGCAGCATACATTATCCTGATTTTGAGACTTATTGACGCATCACTTCTCCTTGACACATCGCTTATCATTGACACATCACTTCTCCTTAACACATCACATAATTTTGCCGTTTTTCTGATCGTTGCCCCTTTGTAACTCTGTTGGTTTACTCTGTTGGTAAATTTTGCTTTGGAAAGTCACACATCAATGTGTTGACCGTCAGACCTGTTTTAGAGCTCAATAAGTATTACTAAATGACATTCAACCTCATGTGACTGGCTTTTGTAGCTGTTGgtaattgtgatttttttttttttccatgtggtTTATTTTGCTGATCCCCTGTATGAACTTTTGTCTTTTTCTAAGCAGTAGGTCATATATACTGTGAGATCTATGGTTCATAGGCAGTGTATTTATGAACTCAATATAGTAAGAGGATAAATGTCTTTCATATCAGTCAAGCCATGTATGCAAAATGTGTTTCTATTTGAATGAGTGACAGACGCGTTAGAGCAGGTCTGATATAAAGACCAAATGAAATATGTGAGTACTTCCTCACCTCATCTCTCTTCCTCCCTGTCCCTCTGttctttcttttctcttcttctgtctgcccccttctctctctctcttctctctctctcctctctctctctctctcccccccccccccccccccctttccttgcccccacccccactccccacaGATACCTACAGACATGCCCTCCGTGAGCATTGGCCGGATACCTGTGCTGTCCGGGGCTCCTCAGGTGTACCTGGGCCTGAGTGACCAGACTGGCCCTCTGTCCCCGTGTCTGCAGCCAGTGCTCATCCTGGAGCCCAGTGGCCTTATGCGGGCCCCCCTGCTTACCGGTGAGAACCCTGATCTGGTTTATGGATCAGAACCCACACAGTGCAATCTAGAGACTGcagcaaagtttttttttttttgtttcactcattttatGGGTGCGTGTCtgtgaatttttaaatatatatatatatatatatatatatatatatatatatatatatatatatatatgtgtgtgtgtgtaaaaacacacacgcactgcAGGACCTGCTTCTTCCttgtttctcattgatgaagggcttcttccttgctttatgggacttcagtcctgcttctaggagcctgatacacactgtcctagcagtgcacttcacacctgcacttaatgtctcccattccttctgaaggtcacttgatgtcatcctccgattcatgagaaactgtcggataagttaacggtcatctctggcattagaatctCGCTTTCTCCCTTTAcatggctggtttctggttgttcccagtgtctcctgctttacCTCATTCttatgtactgctgtcttagaaattttgaacctcaGCGTaggcttctgccagcagaaccacagtTAAACCCGGATTTAAAAGTgaagatttgtttaaaaaaatagaatggtctcttaatttttttccatttctattTCCATATTATACCATTTGTATATTCCATGCTACATACTAGTGATGTCACCATACAAGAGATTCAGTAACTGGTACCGGTGCCAGTGAAATTCCAGTACCTGGAAATGATACCCAGTTTGATACACCGGtaaaaaacaaagcaataaaTCCCATATACCCCTTTTTAAGAAACATCTGAACATCACTAAAAACAGTGGAATGTAGCTTACAATTAATAAGTAAAAAGAAATGACTATTATTACAAAAAAGAAAGGTGGCATGTGGCCttaaagtataaaaaaaaaaatactgtgctGAAAATACAATTAATCAACTTTTTTACGGCACAGCAGTACACTTGCAGGTCGTGAGTCAGTGAGTGAGTCAGTGAGTGAGTCAGTGAGTGAGTCAGTGAGTGAGTCAGTGAGTGAGTCAGTGAGTGAGTCAGTGAGTCATTGAGTGAGTCATTGAGTGAGTCATTGAGTCATTGAGTGAGTCATTGAGTGAGTCattgagtgagtgagtgagtgagtgagtcagTGAGTCAGTGAGTGGTAGGTATAGATTTACAACAAAAATAATGCTGATCAGGCTGCAAGTATGAAGTCCAGCGCTAGAATGTAGCCTTAAAATAAGAAAAGCACCTGACACAAGTGGAGGAACCGTACGAAACATCTAGCTCAAACTGTTACTGTACATAAAAATATCAACATAATCACGTCTCCAGTGGCAACAAGCTCAAAAACAAATGTAATGTAGGGCAATaactttggggagggggggggggattttgtCAAAAGGGTGCCAGGCTaagcaaaatgtttttaataaaactgaCCATAAAATCATCTATGGCAGCGCAAAAATGtcacaataaaacattttttatccATAAAAGTAAGATTTTTAGAAATCTGTTTGTGATCAGCTAACATTTCTTGACTGTCGGGATATAAACCAGACCATGATTATGAATATAGTACAACTGGTACAAGAGTAATAAGCATTTTATTTCTGGTATGtcctattttaaaaaattatttttacattggGATCCGCTTGAGAGGTGGACTAGAACTCTTGTAGGCATATGTTACTCCCATGAAGGATTGCATCCTCGGTACCTACAGTACTGTAGAAAAATGGGTGCTTAATATGTGATTTAAGAATTTTACCATCAACTTGGTACGGTATTGCTTGCGTGCATCAAATACATAGATGTTTAAGAAATGTTTTCTCCCCCCACTTACAATTCAGTTGTCTCTCCAGGTGCTACTTTTTGACCTTAATTCTTATATTCTTATATTTATACATATGCCTCTTATGTAAATATGTCTGAGTCTTTAAGGGTAGATAGTTCTGTGCAGGCTGTCCTCTTCTAAAAGGAAATAATTCACGTGCTAATACTGCCACTTAGTGGTGAAAAGCTGCAACTCTTTTTTTCATGTTTGAAAAGCGCTTTTTCCTTCAGCAAACTCTTCAGTGACATTACGCAATCATGCATTTATCTGTATGCAGGTGTGTCTCCATTCGTCCCTGGTATTAATTTCTCATTATTTTATCTTGACTACCAGCATGCTACGATACCGCATTTATTGTTAGCTTACGTAAACATGCCCAGCATGGATGATTTTTAGTTGTGACGTTCAGTCCTTGCTTTCTCTGTTTATGTTGTGATGTATGAGGAGGGCCTTACATACGCCTTTAAGCTGTGTGAGGTTTACAGGCAGACTCATACCTGCAGAATGACTAAAAAGGAAAAACGCATCATTAGCTAAAAAACCGCCTTCTGTCTCTCTGTGGTCCAGTACCCAGCATGAGCCAGGTGCCCCTTCAGTTTGCCTCACAGCTGGACCATCTGAACCCCCTGGGCACCCACAAGCCCCTGGGTCGGACCCGCTCAGAGCCTCTGCCCCAGAGCCCGCGGGCCCTGCACGCCCACCTACTCCAGCAGCACCCCAACAGCCAGTTACTGGAGAGGCTGAAACTGCAGGCACACCTGGGAAAGGTAGCTGAGTGCAAtgggccccgggccccgggccccggTTCACCAATTTTTAGGTGACCGGGCTCCGTTAATGCCCCCTTTGACCCGCTTCCCAGCAGATACCCAAACCCAGCGAGAAGCCGCGTCTCAAGCAGATCCCGTCAGAGGACATGGACTCGGAGGAGGTGGGGCCAGCTGGGGCCAGGGAGGTGCAGCAGGCCAAGGCACAGGTGGAGTCTCTGCGGGAGGCGGACACCCTCGGGGGGATGGAGGTGGCGTCTGCGGCGGAGGGCAAGGAGGAACAGATCAACCTGCAGCACACGGTCATGCTGAATCAGGTAGCGCCTGCTTCTCAGTCAGGCCGCATCTGCCTGATGAACACCTTcactaaaccagtgtttcccgaCCCGGTCCTTgcggacccccagacagtccacgtttttgctccctcccaagtCCAAAACATctggactgggttgagaaacgctGCACTGAGTCACAGCGGGATTTTGGAAATGTCGAACTGACTCGGCAAAGATTTGTGTCGTCGATTGATTTTCATTTCCAACAGGGGGAGCCCTAGCCCTGCTTGCACCAAAGTCAGCTGGACGAAACGCTGTTATACACATCACCTCCTGGTGCAAACCCCCCCCATTCTTAAGTTTCTCTCCTCTGCGCAGTCGCTGCTTTGGGAGAAGCagaagcagctgcagcagatgCGGCGGCAGACGGCTCACATGGAGACGCTGGCGGTGCCCGTGATGCCCGGCGTCATCCACCGGCCCCTGTCCCGCACGCAGTCCTCCCCCGCCTCCACCTCGCTGACCGCACCCCTCCCAGCGGCCACCCCCGACACATCCAGCAAGCCACGCTTCACCACAGGTGAGCAGTGGATGCAGTGTGGACTTCCTGGCCGTCTACActggctgcggggggggggggggggggattgcttGCTTCCTTCCTTCTGGGCTTTTCAGGCATATAGTCTGATAATGGAactctgcgcccccccccccccccacaccttaaTATGTTAAAAAATTATGTGAGGAGGAATGAGTTGGTACAAGATTCAAGGGTCACTGCCACACAAATCACTCATGTCTGCCTTATTattctgtgtgtgcgtgtgcgtgtgtgtgtgtgtgtgtgtgcgtgtgtgtgtgtgtgtgtgtgtgtgtgtgcgcgcaggCCTGGTGTACGACTCCCAGATGCTGAAACACCAGTGTACCTGCGGGGATAACAGCAGGCATCCAGAGCACGCTGGGCGGATCCAGAGCATATGGTCCCGGCTGCTGGAGCGAGGGCTCCGGAACCAGTGCGAGGTATCTGCAGGCGCCGGGTTCCCGTCTTTCGGTTGGCCTGGGGGAGGCTTCGCTGACCTTTGCCCTCCCGACCCACAGAGCATCCGCGGCAGAAAGGCGACTCTGGAGGAGCTGCAGTCGGTGCACAGCGAGCGCCATGTCCTGCTGTATGGCACCAACCCGCTGAACCAGCTCAAGCTGGACAGCCGCAAGCTCAGCGGTGCGTGTCTGTGCACGGTCACATGCGCGCACTCATGagtgcgtacacacacacacacacacacacacatacaagatTCCTTTATCACTTACATATTTATAGTACAACTCGTGAATGTGCATGAATATGAAAAATACAGGTTGTATACAGTGtgcatatatttgttttaaataatagtATACCTTACTATACAGTgtgcaaatatttaaaatacagtagGCTTTATGACACTGTAGGGACATTCGGTGGTAAATACAAACCTGCTCTTTCACACCCAtgcacactaacacacagacacacacacacacacacacacacacacacaaaacctgTTTATCTACATTGCATGATCTGAGTCACATAACAACAataccctccccccaccactctcTGATCTCCAGGAATCCTGTCCCAGAGGATGTTCGTGGTCCTACCATGCAGGGGTGTTGGGGTGAGTGACAGGCTGAACATCGACCTTGCACCGCTCCCAGGAAAATGTGGCTTCAAGACAGCCTGAGCATAGAAAGCTGTGGATGTGTCTCATTGCACTCATACATACTCAGTAGTGCTTAGTGAGAATTTGTATGTCCGGTTTTAAGGCCGAGAAACTGTTGCGTAGAAATTTAATCTGCCTGGTGAGTTTTGCAACCAGCCTTCTGCtattttcttaaatttgaaTCTGGAAAGTTCTGACAGGCCTGCAGACATTACAGCCTGTCAGAGCACATAACAGCTGATCACAGAAGCTCTCTTACGTGCCCAGAGCTCCCGCTCTTCATGTGTATATGCGCTTCGTCACCGGAGAACATAAGCAGCAGATGGCTGCCAGTCGACTCTCCACCTTGGTCAGCACTGACACAAACCTGATcctcaaatacattttaaaaagattaAACCTGTAGCTTCACTAGAAGAACAAAGCTATAGATAATTGCGGACTAAATTTATATGCATGTTTTTTGGGTGGGTGCAGTTCTCTATCGCGCATACTAACTTTTCCAGCTGAGCAGGAGAGCTCCTTGCTCTCCTATGCGTGATTTTTGGGTTGGTGCAGTTCTCTATCACCCCTAGTGGTAGCATGTAGTATTGGAGGACTGAGGGAGGCTTTGACAATCTGTGAGAACTGTGGTGGCGGAAATGATGGGGGAGGCCCAGAGGGCTGAACTGGCAGCAGTACAGGAGACTGCTTGGTACAGCGGGACCAATTATCAGGGCCCGATCACCGCTGGATCCTGGTCACGTGACCAGGAAAAACCATTGGGGTGACAGTGATAAGACATTCCGAGGGAATTCTGGCCCCCACTGCGGCAGACCGCAAGAAATGTGAGTTTCGAGcaatgaaaaggaaaaaaaaaatgggcagAGTCACACCAGCTGCCTGGTTCTGCCTGTAAAGA
Encoded here:
- the LOC111840336 gene encoding LOW QUALITY PROTEIN: histone deacetylase 7-like (The sequence of the model RefSeq protein was modified relative to this genomic sequence to represent the inferred CDS: inserted 1 base in 1 codon), with amino-acid sequence MFGIPAWVCFRFESPLSPYAHASRSPRPHECAVASSEVKQKLQEVILKKQKQAALERTSSNPISXPPVGYRELAPDPNVPPQSLIVPSPGQPPSDPPEEPQLRRAASEPNLKVKNKLKNHLNTRKSPLTRKESAPPSIKHRVPETLDSSPSSSSTPVSGCSSPNDSLPTENGALPHERLLLPDRESIAHFPGQNLATLPTITLGLPASAKIPTDMPSVSIGRIPVLSGAPQVYLGLSDQTGPLSPCLQPVLILEPSGLMRAPLLTVPSMSQVPLQFASQLDHLNPLGTHKPLGRTRSEPLPQSPRALHAHLLQQHPNSQLLERLKLQAHLGKQIPKPSEKPRLKQIPSEDMDSEEVGPAGAREVQQAKAQVESLREADTLGGMEVASAAEGKEEQINLQHTVMLNQSLLWEKQKQLQQMRRQTAHMETLAVPVMPGVIHRPLSRTQSSPASTSLTAPLPAATPDTSSKPRFTTGLVYDSQMLKHQCTCGDNSRHPEHAGRIQSIWSRLLERGLRNQCESIRGRKATLEELQSVHSERHVLLYGTNPLNQLKLDSRKLSGILSQRMFVVLPCRGVGVDNDTIWNEMHTSTASRMAAGSVTELAFKVAKGELKNGFAVVRPPGHHADPSSPMGFCYFNSVAIASRQLQQKLSVSKILIVDWDVHHGNGTQEVFYRDPSVLYISLHRYDDGNFFPGSGGPNEVGSDAGEGFNVNVAWTGGLDPPMGDAEYLAAFRTVVMPIAQEFSPDVVLVSSGFDAAEGHPAPLGGYKVSAKCFGFLTQQLMQLAGGRLVLALEGGHDLTAICDASEACVSALLGMEVEPLPEDVLRKQPCPNAVRSLQKVLQVHSQYWQSVKRVAHTVEMSFLDAQKHDCEEVDTVNALACLSVGVLANKSLPDEPMEHDEDSM